The genomic region ATCGCCTCCTTGGCCTCGGCCCGCCCATTGGGGAGGTTGGCGATCCCAGCGCGCACAAGACGAGCCAGGAACGAGTCGTTATCGCGGCAGATGTCATAGGCTTCCTGGAACTTCTTCTCCTTGATCGCCGTCTCCAGCTTCTCCACCAGGGCCGGCGGGACGGCCTCGCTCACCCGGTATTCGATAAACAACCGAATCACCAGGGCCGTGAAGTAGACCGAGAGGAACACAAGGAGAACGCCGATCGGACCCGAAGCCCGGATCGCCCACTGGAGCATGTTCTCCGGAGTCGCGGGCGTGGCCCCCTCGGCGGGGGTTGCGGCTCCGCCGGCGTTTGCCGGCTCCGCGGCGGGGGCGGCCGCGGGGGCCTCCTCAGGCGCGGCGGCCGGAGCCTCGGCGGCCGGCGGCGGGGCTTCCTTGGCCATATCCTGGGCCATGGATTGCGTGGCGCCTCCCGCCGCAAACCAGACCAATAAAGCCGCCGCTGCCGAGAACGCCAGCCAAGACCCGCTCGATCGGCGCGATCCCCGTCTCAGACGCATGTGACGCCCCCTCGTCCGACCAGCCCAGGAACGCTGGATCCGTGATGTGACCTCGACAGAACGACTCGACCCGTGATTCACTATCCGACGCCCGACAAGGCCTGTCAATCCGCTGGAATTCGGACTGCCCACGCCGATCCGGGCGCTGGAGAATCCGATGGCGACGCCCCAGTCCATCGGTCCCCCGCCTAAACCTACAACATTCGAGACGCCCGAGATCGTCTGACGTGTCGCGCCGGATCAAGTTTCGTTCAGATCGCACCGGGGACGTTCCATGTCGCGAGCCGCTTTGTCCGAGTTGATCCTGGCCAGCACCTCGACTTATCGACGGGCGCTGGTGGAGCGATTGGGGCTCCGATTCCGCTGTGAGGCGCCTCCGTTCGACGAAGCGGCCTTTCCCCGCGAGGGTCTCTCGCCCCGAGCGCTGGCGGAAGCCCTGG from Paludisphaera rhizosphaerae harbors:
- a CDS encoding MotA/TolQ/ExbB proton channel family protein — translated: MAQDMAKEAPPPAAEAPAAAPEEAPAAAPAAEPANAGGAATPAEGATPATPENMLQWAIRASGPIGVLLVFLSVYFTALVIRLFIEYRVSEAVPPALVEKLETAIKEKKFQEAYDICRDNDSFLARLVRAGIANLPNGRAEAKEAMAATSDEIVTELEMKISYLATIGTLGPMIGLVGTVWGMIESFKEIATAAGAQPRPDKVAAGISTALFITLEGITLAVPAIFFFAFFRNRVSQMTIEANRVADRTINSLVAAAKAPSKQPTA